In Drosophila yakuba strain Tai18E2 chromosome X, Prin_Dyak_Tai18E2_2.1, whole genome shotgun sequence, a single genomic region encodes these proteins:
- the LOC6525344 gene encoding zinc finger and SCAN domain-containing protein 2 yields MLRHCLANVDYARLHAQQQLRPKCGEIFYEQEANSFQLVCLLCEMKHFGFEDFARHIRNVHFDKQGRPLTKTVTGLGRLARADQEFQTISAAPLAVSSLKKEFLSNDSVLPEEGHAEQELELDQDEGNPLRIMVLEGKQSEDEETIDTMWQPDRGSSSASDNESCDLEALTGVKHPHDYQPDEEEEHQSVFKKQRQPKDYNCPHCDRRYTTQKYLNTHLKMSHPYPQAFKCVDCDATFDVDRALAQHRRKEHTDFACQLCDKVFKSSRSLLRHVQGHSGARTFKCEHENCGKSFVNQHNLTSHRRVHSEERNYVCELCGYRSRYREALIVHRRTHTGEKPFQCQTCARRFASKSLLNEHQAMHSTEKPYKCDKCDSAFSRPKALYHHKHLHLGIKKFKCKICGNAYAQAAGLSAHMRAHKLQASANATEGVEAGPIEMLFTY; encoded by the exons ATGTTAAGACACTGCCTCGCCAACGTGGACTATGCCCGCCTGCACGCCCAGCAGCAGTTGCGTCCCAAATGCGGCGAGATCTTCTATGAACAGGAGGCGAATAGCTTCCAACTGGTCTGCCTGCTCTGCGAGATGAAGCACTTCGGATTCGAGGACTTCGCCCGCCACATCCGCAATGTGCACTTCGACAAGCAGGGCCGGCCCCTCACCAAGACGGTCACGGGATTGGGCAGACTAGCACGAGCGGATCAGGAGTTTCAAACGATCAGCGCAGCACCCTTGGCTGTGAGCAGCCTCAAGAAGGAGTTCCTGTCCAACGACAGTGTTCTGCCTGAGGAGGGGCACGCGGAACAGGAGCTGGAACTGGACCAGGACGAGGGCAATCCCCTGCGCATCATGGTGCTCGAGGGCAAACAGTCCGAGGACGAGGAGACCATCGATACGATGTGGCAGCCGGATCGTGGCAGTTCCTCTGCATCCGACAACGAGAGTTGCGACCTGGAGGCGCTGACTGGCGTGAAACATCCGCACGATTATCAAccggatgaggaggaggagcaccAGTCCGTTTTTAAG AAACAACGCCAACCGAAGGACTACAACTGCCCGCACTGCGACAGGAGGTACACGACGCAGAAATACCTAAACACCCACTTGAAGATGAGTCACCCGTATCCGCAGGCCTTCAAGTGCGTCGACTGCGACGCCACCTTCGATGTGGACCGGGCATTGGCCCAGCACCGTCGCAAGGAGCACACGGATTTCGCGTGCCAGCTGTGCGACAAGGTGTTCAAAAGCTCGCGATCCCTACTCCGCCATGTGCAGGGTCACTCTGGCGCCAGGACATTCAAGTGCGAGCACGAGAACTGCGGCAAGTCGTTTGTCAACCAGCACAACCTTACCTCACATCGGCGCGTCCACAGCGAGGAGCGGAACTACGTGTGCGAGCTGTGCGGCTATAGATCACGCTACCGGGAGGCATTGATCGTCCACCGGCGCACGCATACGGGCGAGAAACCCTTCCAATGCCAGACCTGTGCCCGCCGCTTTGCCTCCAAGTCGCTGCTCAACGAGCACCAGGCCATGCACTCCACCGAGAAGCCATACAAGTGCGACAAATGTGATTCGGCCTTCTCCCGCCCGAAGGCGCTGTACCACCACAAGCATCTGCATTTGGGCATCAAGAAGTTCAAGTGCAAGATCTGCGGTAATGCCTATGCCCAGGCAGCTGGTCTTTCCGCTCACATGCGGGCGCACAAGCTCCAGGCGTCGGCGAATGCCACGGAGGGCGTCGAGGCGGGACCCATCGAGATGCTGTTCACCTACTGA
- the LOC6525345 gene encoding zinc finger protein 22, whose translation MSAARPAASADDRRLMCEFCGYRTAIQWNLQVHRRRHTGEMPFSCQTCQARFPASYQLKSHLERHMDAGERRQRHICTDCNVGFSSSRSLYHHRTLHEDGKRFKCSQCDKSFAQAAGYAQHKRMHRQRNERATETTNLQDLQTRRKLTSDF comes from the coding sequence ATGTCGGCGGCACGTCCAGCTGCCAGTGCGGATGATCGGCGACTTATGTGCGAGTTCTGCGGCTATCGGACGGCCATCCAATGGAATCTGCAAGTCCATCGGCGGCGACACACCGGCGAGATGCCCTTCAGTTGCCAAACCTGCCAGGCGCGATTCCCGGCCAGCTATCAGCTGAAAAGCCATCTGGAGCGGCACATGGACGCCGGtgagcggcggcagcggcacaTTTGCACCGACTGCAACGTGGGCTTCTCCAGCTCGCGGTCACTGTACCACCACCGGACGCTCCACGAGGATGGGAAGCGGTTCAAGTGCTCCCAGTGCGACAAGTCATTTGCCCAGGCGGCGGGCTACGCCCAACACAAGCGGATGCACCGCCAGAGGAACGAACGAGCCACTGAAACCACGAATCTGCAGGATCTGCAGACCAGGAGAAAGCTTACAagtgatttttga
- the LOC6525346 gene encoding zinc finger and BTB domain-containing protein 47, giving the protein MLKSLKPDTYAGMANAKCGEIYFQSLHSFRIDCAFCEMKSFVFGDFLLHVQNVHFENGLLKTEAADAGADLKQERDREREPNSPVPIVAQVNPFAWYEIGGDHGDDSEDERGVLDGQDEEENERPGRSIIKWQDHQSLASESLRQVRALKVDYKEEDSEQEECGIKLDLDSESRHSAKIPHSCPHCTKVYQSRKVLERHIMRQHKDTLSPDADSDDADYEPPKDAPAKSSAQEYKCEHCGKIYHGKYSLRQHLKRDHDNGEEGGSAIFTCLECEAQLPRLRLLDEHMVQAHGGAACVVCGRRYKTRHELKRHQLKHTSERNVPCPHPGCGKRFFTIRHMRNHGKVHTEQKNFVCESCGYSCRNKETLRVHIRSHTGERPFGCQVCDKRFPSHSGLREHMAMHSTERPHVCSVCGATFSRQKGLYHHKFLHADTKQFVCKLCGNAYAQAAGLAGHMRKHRNDELNG; this is encoded by the coding sequence ATGCTCAAGTCCCTCAAGCCGGACACGTACGCCGGAATGGCGAACGCCAAGTGCGGCGAGATCTACTTCCAGAGCCTGCACAGCTTCCGCATCGACTGTGCGTTCTGCGAGATGAAGAGCTTTGTGTTCGGAGACTTTCTGCTTCACGTCCAGAACGTGCACTTTGAGAACGGCCTGCTGAAGACGGAGGCTGCGGACGCCGGAGCGGATCTCAAGCAGGAGCGGGATCGTGAGCGGGAGCCCAACTCGCCGGTGCCCATAGTGGCGCAGGTGAATCCATTTGCCTGGTACGAAATTGGCGGCGACCATGGCGATGACAGCGAGGATGAGCGCGGTGTTTTGGACGGGCAGGACGAGGAGGAGAATGAGCGGCCGGGCAGGAGCATAATCAAGTGGCAGGACCATCAGTCGCTGGCCAGCGAATCTCTACGTCAAGTCAGAGCCCTCAAGGTGGACTACAAGGAGGAGGACTCCGAGCAGGAGGAGTGCGGCATCAAACTGGATCTGGACAGCGAGAGTAGGCACTCCGCCAAGATTCCGCACTCGTGTCCGCACTGCACAAAAGTTTACCAGAGCCGCAAGGTCCTCGAACGACACATAATGCGTCAGCACAAAGACACCCTTTCGCCGGATGCGGACAGCGATGATGCGGACTACGAGCCGCCCAAGGATGCGCCCGCCAAGTCCTCTGCCCAGGAGTACAAGTGCGAGCACTGTGGCAAGATCTACCATGGCAAATACAGTCTGCGTCAGCATTTGAAGCGGGATCATGACAACGGCGAGGAAGGCGGCTCCGCCATCTTCACCTGCCTGGAATGCGAGGCCCAATTGCCGCGCCTTCGCCTACTGGACGAGCACATGGTGCAGGCGCACGGTGGTGCTGCCTGTGTGGTCTGCGGTCGGCGCTACAAGACGCGACACGAACTGAAACGCCACCAGCTGAAGCACACCAGCGAACGGAACGTGCCCTGCCCGCATCCCGGCTGCGGCAAGCGCTTTTTTACCATTCGTCACATGCGCAACCACGGCAAGGTGCACACGGAGCAGAAGAACTTCGTCTGCGAGAGCTGCGGCTACAGCTGCCGGAACAAGGAGACGCTGCGCGTTCACATCAGGAGCCACACGGGTGAGCGGCCGTTTGGGTGTCAAGTGTGCGACAAGCGATTCCCCTCCCATTCCGGCCTGCGTGAGCACATGGCCATGCATTCCACGGAGCGACCGCATGTGTGCAGCGTTTGCGGCGCGACCTTCTCCCGGCAAAAGGGCCTCTACCATCACAAGTTCCTGCACGCGGACACCAAGCAGTTCGTGTGCAAACTGTGCGGCAATGCCTATGCCCAGGCCGCCGGACTCGCTGGACACATGCGCAAGCACCGGAACGACGAGCTCAACGGATAG
- the LOC6525347 gene encoding phenylalanine--tRNA ligase alpha subunit yields the protein MHPDLTERILQHLETADKVDTLDLATIFAEDHQKIVGALKSIQAHGELVTAETVTHKSLGLTDEGRAVVEHGSHEALVYALVPPEGIAQAALMTAGGANAKVGFSKAMSHGWILVDKSVTPPLVRRKVDTITDVVRSQLQQVALGKGDQLPAKEVADFKKRKLLQETTTKSFVLARGPEFATTLTKLETDLTVEMLANGLWDQLKFKAYNFDALGAPPTRGHLHPLLKVRTEFRQIFLEMGFSEMPTNNYVESSFWNFDALYQPQQHPARDAHDTFFVNHPARSHKFPQDYLERVKKVHSVGGYGSKGYGYDWKIEEAQKNLLRTHTTAVSARMLYKLANQEGGFKAAKYFSIDKVFRNETLDATHLAEFHQVEGVIADVGLTLGDLIGTLYEFFRKLGITQLEFKPAYNPYTEPSMEIFCYHPGLAKWIEVGNSGVFRPEMLLPMGLPENVNVIAWGLSLERPTMIKYGINNIRDLVGPKVDLKMVEEGPICRLDHV from the coding sequence ATGCATCCCGATCTCACGGAGCGTATTCTCCAGCACTTGGAGACCGCCGATAAGGTGGACACACTGGACCTGGCCACGATCTTTGCCGAGGACCACCAGAAGATTGTGGGCGCATTGAAGAGCATCCAGGCGCATGGCGAACTAGTCACCGCAGAAACGGTTACCCACAAGAGTTTGGGCCTCACAGACGAGGGTCGCGCCGTCGTGGAGCACGGCAGTCATGAGGCCCTGGTCTACGCTCTAGTTCCGCCCGAGGGAATCGCCCAGGCGGCTCTTATGACAGCCGGTGGAGCAAATGCCAAGGTGGGCTTTAGCAAGGCCATGTCCCACGGCTGGATATTGGTGGACAAGAGCGTCACTCCTCCGCTGGTGCGTCGCAAGGTGGACACCATTACGGATGTGGTGCGTAGCCAACTGCAGCAGGTGGCACTGGGAAAGGGCGACCAGCTGCCCGCCAAGGAGGTGGCAGACTTCAAGAAACGCAAACTTCTCCAGGAAACGACCACCAAGAGCTTCGTGCTGGCACGCGGCCCTGAGTTTGCCACCACTCTCACCAAGCTGGAGACGGATCTCACGGTGGAAATGCTCGCCAACGGATTGTGGGACCAGCTCAAGTTCAAGGCATATAACTTTGATGCCTTGGGTGCACCGCCAACGCGTGGACATCTCCATCCCTTGCTTAAGGTGCGCACTGAGTTCCGGCAGATATTCCTCGAGATGGGCTTCTCGGAGATGCCTACGAACAACTACGTGGAGTCGTCGTTCTGGAACTTCGATGCACTGTATCAGCCGCAGCAGCATCCGGCTCGCGATGCCCACGACACCTTCTTTGTGAATCATCCGGCCAGAAGCCACAAGTTTCCGCAGGATTATCTGGAGCGCGTGAAGAAGGTGCACTCTGTGGGTGGCTATGGATCGAAGGGTTACGGCTACGATTGGAAGATTGAAGAGGCGCAGAAGAATCTACTGCGCACGCACACGACGGCCGTAAGTGCCAGGATGCTGTACAAGCTGGCCAACCAGGAGGGCGGCTTCAAAGCAGCCAAGTACTTCAGCATCGACAAGGTGTTCCGCAACGAAACACTGGACGCCACACATCTGGCGGAGTTCCATCAGGTGGAGGGTGTGATCGCAGATGTTGGCCTGACGCTGGGCGATCTAATTGGCACGCTGTACGAGTTCTTCAGAAAGCTAGGCATCACGCAGCTGGAATTCAAGCCGGCTTACAATCCCTACACCGAGCCCAGCATGGAGATCTTCTGCTATCACCCCGGCCTGGCCAAGTGGATTGAGGTGGGCAATTCGGGCGTCTTCCGGCCGGAGATGCTGCTGCCCATGGGACTGCCGGAGAACGTGAATGTGATCGCCTGGGGTCTGTCGCTGGAGCGGCCCACCATGATCAAGTACGGCATTAACAACATTCGTGATTTGGTCGGACCCAAAGTGGATCTAAAGATGGTGGAGGAGGGCCCAATCTGTCGGCTGGATCATGTTTAA
- the LOC6525348 gene encoding uncharacterized protein LOC6525348 — protein sequence MANNPTQTLHQAIKTEFGIQNTSDLSKLSSISGTSPQAAPRFAIPQLKIPQLKIPQLKIPQLQLQANADAAIQQESRQAAETHNQLLLNEIQLRQRQRSESESKPQPVEFVIPPLGATPKEPLSIPLLDRLERGVDKLQIGDGATSPDTPASPLIDLSSTVIAENSGAPPKESASKARQLTSHKSFDIPFIACDRERGSTPTADVLASRRSINYDEDELADRPPADTDYREQPGPIGLMLDAVVGYPEPRKPRLVYAVTPLERQHLRMCQHQDYGSQVKRFRFDTPSPDELVKQALQKSWRASRT from the coding sequence ATGGCCAACAATCCGACGCAGACGCTCCACCAGGCGATCAAGACCGAGTTCGGCATCCAGAACACCAGCGATCTATCCAAATTAAGCAGTATCAGTGGCACGAGCCCACAAGCGGCGCCGAGATTTGCAATTCCGCAGCTCAAAATTCCCCAGCTGAAAATTCCCCAGCTAAAAATTCCACAATTGCAGCTGCAGGCCAATGCGGATGCAGCAATCCAGCAAGAATCCCGCCAAGCGGCGGAAACACACAATCAGCTGCTCCTCAATGAGATCCAGTTGAGGCAACGCCAGCGATCGGAGAGCGAAAGCAAACCGCAGCCCGTGGAGTTTGTGATACCCCCACTGGGAGCAACGCCCAAGGAGCCCCTGAGTATACCCCTGCTGGACCGACTGGAGCGCGGCGTGGATAAGCTGCAAATAGGCGATGGGGCAACGAGCCCAGACACGCCAGCATCACCACTCATTGACCTCTCCTCGACGGTAATAGCTGAGAATAGTGGCGCACCGCCCAAGGAGTCGGCCAGCAAGGCGCGCCAGCTGACCAGTCATAAGAGCTTCGACATACCCTTCATTGCCTGCGATCGAGAAAGAGGAAGCACGCCCACGGCCGATGTCCTGGCCAGCAGGAGATCCATCAATTACGATGAGGACGAGCTGGCCGATCGGCCGCCAGCGGATACCGACTACCGGGAGCAACCGGGACCCATCGGACTAATGCTGGACGCAGTGGTGGGCTATCCGGAGCCGCGAAAGCCACGTCTGGTGTACGCAGTCACCCCGCTGGAACGACAGCACCTGAGGATGTGCCAGCACCAGGACTACGGTAGCCAGGTCAAGAGATTCCGCTTCGATACTCCCTCGCCGGATGAGCTCGTGAAGCAGGCGCTGCAGAAGTCCTGGCGCGCCTCCCGCACTTGA
- the LOC6525349 gene encoding mothers against decapentaplegic homolog 3: MLPFTPQVVKRLLALKKGNEDNSVEGKWSEKAVKNLVKKIKKNSQLEELERAISTQNCQTRCVTVPRSKPAPAGEHLRKGLPHVIYCRLWRWPDLQSQNELKPLDHCEYAFHLRKEEICINPYHYKKIELSILVPKSLPTPPDSIVDYPLDNHTHQIPNNTDYNAAIIRSASLSPPQYMELGGAGPVSVSSSASSTPATAAGGGGGPSSSSSSSSSAASAYQQQQQQLSFGQNMDSQSSVLSVGSSIPNTGTPPPGYMSEDGDPIDPNDNMNMSRLTPPADAAPVMYHEPAFWCSISYYELNTRVGETFHASQPSITVDGFTDPSNSERFCLGLLSNVNRNEVVEQTRRHIGKGVRLYYIGGEVFAECLSDSSIFVQSPNCNQRYGWHPATVCKIPPGCNLKIFNNQEFAALLSQSVSQGFEAVYQLTRMCTIRMSFVKGWGAEYRRQTVTSTPCWIELHLNGPLQWLDRVLTQMGSPRLPCSSMS; this comes from the coding sequence ATGTTGCCATTCACCCCGCAGGTGGTCAAGCGTTTGTTAGCACTCAAAAAGGGCAACGAGGACAACAGCGTCGAGGGCAAGTGGTCGGAGAAGGCCGTCAAGAATCTGGTCAAGAAGATCAAAAAGAATtcgcagctggaggagctagAGCGCGCGATCTCGACACAGAACTGCCAAACAAGGTGCGTGACGGTGCCGCGCAGCAAGCCAGCTCCCGCCGGCGAGCATCTGCGCAAGGGTCTGCCGCACGTCATCTATTGTCGCCTGTGGCGCTGGCCGGATCTTCAGTCGCAGAATGAACTGAAGCCGCTCGATCATTGCGAGTACGCGTTCCATTTGCGCAAGGAAGAGATCTGCATAAATCCGTACCACTACAAAAAGATTGAACTGTCCATCCTGGTGCCCAAATCGCTGCCGACGCCGCCCGACTCCATTGTGGATTATCCGCTGGACAACCATACGCACCAGATACCCAACAACACCGACTACAATGCGGCGATAATTCGCAGCGCCTCGTTGAGTCCACCGCAGTATATGGAATTGGGCGGTGCCGGTCCCGTTTCCGTATCATCGTCCGCCAGTTCGACGCCCGCAACTGCCgccggtggtggtggtggtccctcctcctcctcgtcgtcgtcctcatccgccgcctccgcctatcaacagcaacagcagcagctgtccTTTGGCCAAAACATGGACTCACAATCGAGTGTGCTCAGTGTGGGCAGCAGCATTCCCAACACCGGTACCCCGCCGCCCGGCTATATGAGCGAGGATGGTGACCCCATCGATCCCAACGACAACATGAACATGTCGCGTCTAACGCCGCCCGCCGATGCAGCGCCGGTGATGTACCACGAGCCGGCCTTCTGGTGTTCCATCTCCTACTACGAGCTAAATACGCGTGTCGGCGAGACGTTCCATGCCTCGCAGCCCTCGATTACGGTGGATGGCTTTACCGATCCCTCCAATTCGGAGCGCTTCTGCCTCGGACTGCTGTCCAATGTGAATCGCAACGAGGTCGTGGAGCAGACACGTCGCCACATCGGCAAAGGCGTACGGCTGTACTACATTGGCGGAGAGGTATTCGCAGAATGCCTGAGCGACTCCTCCATCTTCGTACAGAGCCCGAATTGTAACCAGCGTTATGGCTGGCATCCGGCCACCGTATGCAAGATACCGCCCGGTTGCAACCTAAAGATCTTCAACAACCAGGAGTTCGCCGCCCTGCTGTCGCAGTCCGTGTCGCAGGGATTCGAGGCGGTCTACCAATTGACACGCATGTGCACCATCCGCATGTCATTCGTCAAGGGCTGGGGCGCCGAATATCGCCGCCAGACGGTGACCTCAACGCCCTGCTGGATCGAACTCCATCTGAACGGGCCGCTTCAGTGGCTGGATCGCGTGCTCACGCAGATGGGTTCGCCTCGGCTGCCGTGCAGCTCCATGTCGTAA
- the LOC6525350 gene encoding zinc finger protein 239, with the protein MRSRDRDMGISQLTDATYSVDDLGNYGVCLEDLQLFAQLEDLSGERLPMEMELLSPAAEFDLLELVNGALQQHNTTEHKQPEQICKPKRKAPTKRLRRAGKDHSCDVCGRRFSEAYNLRIHKMTHTDEKPHVCEECGKGFRQLNKLRIHAVTHTAERPHKCDICGKGFRYANYLTVHRRLHTGEKPYPCLATDCHLSFHSIHARRIHTKLRHATPTHPEADPDQPLAEQEQRETSAFSFTCPVCSRILTDQCYLSIHLKRHYNQRDFPCIQPQCDKRFYSASELKHHQIAHTQQRPFACPLCPARFLRKSNHKQHLKVHER; encoded by the exons ATGCGATCCAGAGATCGGGATATGGGTATATCCCAATTGACAGACGCCACTTATTCGGTCGACGATCTGGGCAACTATGGCGTTTGCCTCGAGGACCTGCAACTGTTTGCCCAACTGGAGGATCTCTCCGGCGAAAGACTGCccatggagatggagctgctCAGTCCGGCCGCGGAGTTCGATCTTTTGGAACTTGTAAATGGA GCTCTGCAGCAGCACAACACCACGGAACATAAGCAACCAGAACAGATATGTAAGCCCAAGCGGAAAGCACCCACTAAACGCCTCCGAAGAGCTGGAAAGGATCACAGCTGCGACGTGTGCGGCAGACGTTTCTCGGAGGCGTACAACCTGCGCATCCACAAGATGACCCACACGGACGAGAAGCCGCACGTGTGCGAGGAGTGCGGCAAGGGATTCCGGCAACTGAACAAGCTTCGCATCCATGCAGTCACCCACACAGCGGAGCGGCCACACAAATGCGATATCTGCGGCAAGGGTTTCCGGTATGCCAACTACCTAACAGTCCATCGACGATTGCACACGGGCGAGAAACCATATCCGTGCTTGGCCACAGACTGTCATCTCTCCTTTCACTCCATTCACGCGCGACGCATCCACACCAAGCTAAGGCATGCGACACCAACGCATCCGGAAGCGGATCCCGATCAGCCGCTGGCCGAGCAGGAGCAACGGGAGACGTCCGCGTTCAGCTTCACTTGCCCGGTCTGCAGCCGCATCCTGACGGATCAGTGCTACCTGAGCATACACCTGAAGCGGCATTACAACCAGCGCGATTTCCCATGTATACAGCCGCAGTGCGACAAGAGATTCTACAGTGCCTCGGAGCTGAAGCACCACCAGATCGCCCACACCCAACAGCGTCCATTCGCCTGTCCACTGTGTCCAGCGCGATTTCTGCGCAAATCCAATCATAAACAACACCTCAAGGTGCACGAGCGTTGA
- the LOC6525351 gene encoding dynein regulatory complex protein 1 homolog: MDDNEDELEEHQELVSDGSVEEEEEVEPDLGPVDSWESFNNRIDGLIFNERCDKSVKKLDERRLAILNRVRQQFREAPKGVAERCQAQKSPIDQQLEVSSERLNELVRFGNELVTNVRVANERRELNRRLFEATQKNQVQLKLQRESVETMARFENIKARWTELEETNEPMLLWDQIEEQKKRIAEIMARKDEMISACQAEVDRMNAKYEFDRERQAQDLCCLVERVDHQVETLKEAYKEHIQMLRHTIEEERQIFADSAVEKWRTFFDAMNANFDEKASLVRAREQFYARQTQQINESQEELTKSTRIRLEKECERLELELRRTRDNVLMNSEKLDYNYQVLQKRNEENVIINNQQKRRVARLHEAIGRTRRGLKNLYNTGKRNIARLSSDIYKLHANINDMESKAHQARLNNREKFDRIWEINYKELNLLVDRVYHIDRIIHEQQLAMPWSSPVPPIPNINKAKKRRNNILEKFDMRIGRVPKNRVLPKSAVHYKPDIKELPPESLRLMRNLIRKLSDRGGFLIEERLLKILEPYSEEDKCLVRIDNIFAALRIRHLRDVKELTKVFMPYTYCPNCQPQGLSPRKCAEVFMKDQKPNRLQGMTGGQPDQKEHRSTGEAFLTKSEEAAKRCHNHYLVMEPALCLHAMNLFTSKMHKKMYEHEPGSVLNAVNLIQITDAEIRNFWRQFSACFPASKCKLWKTLEHGLNHYVEVLKMRVQYDAEVVFLRRQNEELRHLLQKFTV, translated from the coding sequence ATGGACGACAACGAGGATGAGCTGGAGGAGCACCAGGAGCTGGTCAGCGACGGCAGcgtcgaggaggaggaggaggtcgAGCCCGATCTCGGACCGGTGGACAGCTGGGAGTCCTTCAATAACCGCATCGATGGGCTGATCTTTAACGAACGCTGCGACAAGTCGGTGAAGAAGTTGGACGAACGCCGTCTGGCGATTCTCAACCGGGTGCGTCAGCAGTTCCGCGAGGCGCCAAAGGGTGTCGCCGAACGTTGTCAGGCGCAGAAGTCGCCCATTGACCAACAGCTGGAGGTGTCCAGCGAGCGACTAAACGAACTGGTACGCTTCGGCAACGAGCTGGTGACCAATGTCCGGGTGGCCAACGAACGAAGGGAGCTGAATCGCCGACTCTTTGAGGCGACGCAGAAGAATCAGGTGCAGTTGAAGCTGCAACGTGAAAGCGTGGAAACAATGGCCCGCTTCGAGAACATTAAGGCGCGCTGGACAGAGCTGGAGGAGACCAACGAGCCGATGCTATTGTGGGACCAAATCGAAGAGCAAAAGAAACGCATTGCCGAGATCATGGCCCGCAAGGATGAGATGATATCTGCCTGCCAAGCGGAGGTGGACCGCATGAATGCCAAGTACGAGTTCGATCGCGAGCGGCAGGCCCAGGATCTTTGTTGCCTGGTGGAGCGCGTTGATCACCAGGTGGAGACGCTCAAGGAGGCCTACAAGGAGCACATTCAAATGCTGCGGCACACCATCGAGGAGGAGCGGCAGATCTTTGCCGACAGTGCGGTGGAGAAGTGGCGCACCTTCTTTGATGCGATGAATGCAAACTTTGACGAGAAGGCCAGTTTGGTGCGAGCACGTGAGCAGTTCTATGCACGCCAAACGCAGCAGATCAACGAGTCCCAGGAGGAGCTGACCAAGAGCACTCGAATTCGACTGGAGAAGGAGTGCGAGAGGCTCGAGCTAGAGTTGCGTCGCACACGTGACAATGTGCTGATGAATTCCGAGAAGCTGGACTACAACTATCAAGTGCTCCAGAAGCGCAACGAGGAGAACGTGATCATTAACAACCAGCAGAAGCGACGGGTGGCCCGCCTGCATGAGGCAATCGGACGCACACGGCGTGGCCTGAAGAATCTTTACAACACGGGCAAGCGAAACATAGCCCGTCTCTCCTCGGACATCTACAAGCTGCACGCCAACATCAACGATATGGAGTCGAAGGCCCATCAGGCGAGGCTGAACAATCGCGAGAAGTTCGATCGCATCTGGGAGATTAACTACAAGGAGCTGAACCTGCTGGTAGATCGGGTCTATCACATCGATCGCATCATACACGAGCAGCAGCTGGCCATGCCGTGGTCCAGTCCCGTGCCGCCCATTCCAAATATCAACAAGGCAAAGAAGAGGCGCAATAACATTCTGGAGAAGTTTGATATGCGGATTGGGCGGGTTCCCAAGAACCGGGTGCTGCCCAAGTCGGCCGTACATTACAAGCCGGATATCAAGGAGCTGCCCCCAGAATCGCTACGTCTGATGCGTAATCTCATTCGTAAGCTGTCCGATCGCGGCGGTTTCCTCATCGAGGAGCGACTGCTAAAGATTCTTGAGCCGTATTCCGAGGAGGACAAATGCCTGGTGCGCATCGACAATATCTTTGCAGCGCTACGCATTCGTCATCTGCGCGATGTCAAGGAACTGACCAAGGTTTTCATGCCGTACACCTACTGTCCGAACTGCCAACCGCAGGGATTGAGTCCACGCAAGTGCGCCGAGGTGTTCATGAAGGATCAAAAGCCCAATCGGCTGCAGGGCATGACGGGTGGCCAACCGGATCAAAAGGAGCATAGATCCACAGGCGAAGCCTTTCTAACCAAGAGCGAGGAGGCGGCGAAGAGATGCCACAATCACTATCTGGTCATGGAGCCGGCACTCTGTCTGCACGCCATGAATCTCTTCACCTCCAAGATGCACAAAAAGATGTACGAACACGAACCGGGCAGCGTTCTCAATGCGGTAAATCTTATTCAGATTACGGATGCGGAGATCCGTAATTTCTGGCGCCAGTTCTCGGCCTGCTTTCCGGCCTCCAAGTGCAAGCTGTGGAAGACACTGGAGCACGGACTGAATCACTACGTAGAGGTGCTCAAGATGCGTGTGCAGTACGATGCGGAAGTCGTCTTTTTGCGTCGCCAGAACGAAGAGTTGCGCCATCTGCTACAAAAGTTCACCGTCTAG